One genomic region from Prochlorococcus marinus str. SB encodes:
- the typA gene encoding translational GTPase TypA, with protein MSSSIKEIRNVAIIAHVDHGKTTLVDALLSQSGIFRDNEVIPTCVMDSNDLERERGITILSKNTAVNYKDTRINIIDTPGHADFGGEVERVLGMVDGCLLIVDANEGPMPQTRFVLKKALEKGLRPIVFVNKIDRPRVVPEIAIDKVLDLFLELGADDDQCDFPYLFGSGLSGFAKEEMESNSDNMMPLFEAIIRHVPPPVGDSNKPLQLQITTLDYSDFLGRIVIGKIHNGTIKNGQLASLIKENGKTIKGKVSKLLGFEGLQRIDINEAFAGDIVAVSGFDEVNIGETIACPDSPHPLPLIKVDEPTLNMTFVVNDSPFAGKEGKFVTSRQLKNRLERELLTNVALRVEETDSPDRFSVSGRGELHLGILIETMRREGFEFQISQPQVIFREIDNVECEPIETLVLDVPEVSVGSCIEKLGSRKAEMKNMQTSSDGRTQLEFLVPSRGLIGFRGEFVRITRGEGIMSHSFYEYKPKTGDFETRRNGVLIAFEEGVATFYALKNAEDRGVYFIKPGVKVYKGMIIGENNRPQDLELNICKTKQLTNMRSAGAEELDTLQSPVDITLERALEYIGPDEMLEVTPDSIRMRKINKKKKN; from the coding sequence ATGTCATCTTCGATAAAAGAAATTAGAAATGTTGCAATTATTGCTCACGTAGATCATGGGAAAACAACCCTTGTAGATGCATTGTTATCTCAATCAGGAATATTTAGAGACAATGAAGTCATCCCTACATGTGTAATGGATTCAAATGATCTTGAAAGAGAAAGGGGGATAACAATTCTCTCAAAAAATACTGCAGTCAACTACAAAGATACCAGAATTAATATTATAGATACACCTGGACATGCTGATTTTGGAGGAGAAGTCGAAAGGGTTTTGGGAATGGTTGATGGTTGTCTGCTTATTGTTGATGCAAATGAGGGGCCTATGCCTCAAACAAGATTTGTTTTAAAAAAAGCATTAGAAAAAGGACTCAGGCCTATAGTCTTTGTAAATAAAATCGATAGGCCACGAGTAGTACCAGAAATAGCAATTGATAAGGTCCTTGATTTGTTTTTGGAGTTAGGTGCTGATGATGATCAATGTGATTTCCCTTATCTTTTTGGGAGTGGCTTATCTGGTTTCGCAAAAGAAGAGATGGAATCTAATAGTGACAATATGATGCCTCTTTTTGAAGCTATTATTAGACACGTTCCACCTCCAGTAGGTGATTCTAATAAGCCTCTTCAGCTACAAATAACTACTTTGGACTATTCTGATTTCTTAGGCAGAATAGTAATTGGGAAGATTCACAATGGAACTATAAAAAATGGGCAACTGGCTAGTTTAATTAAAGAAAACGGAAAAACTATTAAAGGTAAGGTTAGTAAGCTTTTAGGATTTGAAGGATTACAAAGAATTGATATTAATGAAGCATTTGCAGGTGATATTGTTGCTGTTTCTGGTTTCGATGAAGTCAATATTGGTGAGACCATAGCATGTCCCGATTCTCCTCATCCTCTTCCATTAATCAAAGTTGATGAACCGACCTTAAATATGACTTTTGTTGTCAATGATTCACCCTTCGCGGGTAAGGAAGGGAAATTTGTTACGAGTAGACAATTAAAAAATAGATTGGAGAGGGAACTTTTAACAAATGTTGCCCTGAGAGTAGAAGAAACTGATTCTCCTGACAGGTTCTCAGTTTCAGGAAGAGGAGAATTACATCTTGGGATATTGATTGAAACTATGAGAAGAGAGGGTTTTGAGTTTCAAATCTCACAACCTCAAGTAATTTTCAGAGAAATTGATAATGTTGAATGTGAGCCTATAGAGACTTTGGTTTTAGATGTACCTGAAGTATCTGTTGGTTCTTGTATCGAAAAACTTGGATCTAGAAAGGCAGAGATGAAAAATATGCAGACAAGTTCAGATGGTAGAACTCAATTAGAATTTCTTGTTCCATCAAGAGGATTAATTGGATTTCGTGGCGAATTCGTAAGGATAACCAGAGGTGAAGGTATTATGAGTCATTCTTTTTATGAATATAAACCTAAAACAGGAGACTTTGAAACCAGAAGGAATGGCGTTCTTATAGCTTTTGAGGAAGGTGTAGCCACATTTTATGCTTTAAAGAATGCGGAAGATAGGGGAGTTTATTTCATTAAACCTGGAGTTAAAGTTTATAAAGGAATGATAATTGGAGAGAATAATCGACCTCAAGATCTTGAGTTGAATATATGTAAAACTAAGCAGTTGACTAATATGAGGTCTGCAGGGGCAGAAGAACTTGATACTTTGCAGTCACCTGTCGATATTACTCTTGAAAGAGCACTCGAATATATTGGTCCAGATGAAATGCTAGAGGTAACACCGGATTCAATAAGAATGAGAAAAATAAATAAAAAGAAAAAAAATTAG
- a CDS encoding DUF309 domain-containing protein, producing the protein MNEESTKSFQDSLFRALNLFNKHEWYEAHDAFEEIWNSVDGDERQVIQGILQVSVSQFHLSKGNLNGATILLGEGLGRIKTRTKIDIGIDLESFCQCLEDLLRKLQYKELLNENDKPFLKTL; encoded by the coding sequence ATGAACGAAGAAAGTACAAAAAGTTTTCAAGATTCCCTTTTTAGAGCTTTAAATCTTTTTAACAAACATGAATGGTATGAAGCTCATGATGCTTTTGAAGAAATATGGAATTCCGTAGATGGTGACGAACGACAAGTTATCCAAGGAATTTTACAGGTATCTGTTTCTCAGTTTCACTTAAGTAAAGGTAATCTAAATGGAGCTACTATTTTGCTTGGAGAGGGTTTAGGTAGAATAAAAACTAGAACCAAGATTGATATAGGGATTGATCTTGAGTCCTTCTGCCAATGTTTGGAAGATTTATTAAGGAAATTACAATATAAAGAACTATTAAACGAGAACGATAAGCCTTTTTTGAAAACTCTTTAA
- the lptB gene encoding LPS export ABC transporter ATP-binding protein has protein sequence MNLKINNVSLSIKGRLIVNDVSITVNPGEVVGLMGPNGAGKTTTFNLAVGNIKPDKGKILMNGKNITNLSLPIRSRLGLGYLTQEASIFRDLTVKDNIDLALQNSSYSRAAIRNRREQLINEFNLNNFVDNYGYQLSGGERRRCEIARALTVGRKGPKYLLLDEPFAGIDPLAVNDLKKLILKLSSDGVGILITDHNVRETLLITNKSYVLSEGKILANGSSSELADNPIVKKYYLGDNFKL, from the coding sequence ATGAACCTAAAGATTAATAATGTATCACTTTCAATTAAAGGAAGATTAATCGTAAATGATGTTTCTATAACTGTTAATCCAGGGGAAGTTGTAGGTTTGATGGGACCTAATGGTGCTGGAAAAACTACAACTTTTAATCTTGCAGTTGGGAATATAAAACCGGATAAAGGTAAAATTTTAATGAATGGGAAAAATATAACCAATCTTTCTTTACCAATTAGATCAAGACTTGGGTTAGGTTACTTAACTCAGGAAGCGAGTATATTTAGAGATCTCACTGTTAAGGATAATATAGATTTGGCTTTACAAAATTCATCTTATAGTAGAGCAGCGATAAGAAATAGAAGAGAACAGTTAATTAATGAATTTAATTTGAATAACTTTGTAGATAATTATGGTTATCAACTTTCAGGAGGAGAGAGGAGGAGGTGTGAGATAGCTAGGGCACTCACGGTAGGTAGAAAAGGACCTAAATATTTGTTATTAGACGAACCGTTTGCTGGGATAGATCCCTTGGCTGTTAATGATTTAAAGAAACTAATTCTTAAATTAAGTAGTGACGGGGTAGGGATCCTCATTACAGACCATAATGTAAGGGAAACCCTTTTGATTACAAACAAGTCATATGTATTAAGTGAAGGAAAAATCTTAGCTAATGGTTCATCAAGTGAATTAGCTGATAATCCAATAGTGAAGAAGTATTATCTAGGAGATAATTTCAAACTTTGA
- the ccsB gene encoding c-type cytochrome biogenesis protein CcsB, translating into MILDNLFKNLIYDPVSVLGILVFYFLLVNLPISLGAFFRKKPSSVVRLITILVNLLITLQLLFRWSISGHFPISNLYESLYFLTWGITLGQLLVEKEYPTPIIPSIAIPIELLTVAFACFVLPEDLKLSSNLVPALRSSWLVMHVSVVMLSYAALIIGSLLSMSVLFINKNKPLQIRSSSTGIGGFKLSNSYPVNDLVEPIEFSHSEELDTLSYRSILVGFVLLTLGLISGAVWANEAWGTWWSWDPKETWAFISWLFYAAYLHMRISKGWQGRKPALLASTGFLVVLVCYLGVNFLGIGLHSYGWIFG; encoded by the coding sequence ATGATACTAGATAATCTTTTTAAAAATTTAATATATGACCCAGTTTCAGTCTTGGGTATTTTAGTCTTTTATTTTTTATTAGTTAATTTACCAATATCTTTAGGTGCATTTTTCAGGAAAAAGCCTTCTTCTGTTGTAAGACTTATTACGATTTTAGTGAACTTACTCATAACATTACAATTACTTTTTAGGTGGTCAATTTCTGGGCACTTTCCTATTAGCAATTTGTATGAATCTCTTTATTTCCTTACTTGGGGTATTACATTAGGTCAACTATTGGTTGAAAAAGAATACCCAACTCCAATAATTCCCTCAATTGCTATACCTATTGAGTTACTGACTGTGGCTTTTGCTTGTTTTGTTTTACCTGAGGATTTGAAATTATCATCAAACTTAGTTCCAGCTTTAAGGTCTAGTTGGTTAGTGATGCATGTTAGCGTCGTAATGCTTAGTTATGCAGCATTAATAATAGGTTCTTTACTTTCTATGTCCGTTTTGTTTATTAATAAAAATAAGCCGCTTCAAATCAGAAGTAGTTCTACAGGTATAGGAGGATTTAAACTTTCAAATAGCTATCCCGTAAATGATTTAGTTGAACCTATTGAATTTTCTCATTCAGAAGAATTAGATACATTAAGTTATCGTTCTATTTTAGTAGGTTTTGTTCTTTTGACTCTCGGTTTAATTTCAGGTGCAGTTTGGGCTAATGAGGCCTGGGGTACATGGTGGAGTTGGGACCCAAAAGAAACATGGGCATTTATCTCATGGTTGTTTTATGCCGCTTATCTTCATATGAGAATAAGCAAGGGTTGGCAAGGACGCAAACCGGCATTATTAGCCTCTACAGGCTTTTTAGTTGTTTTAGTTTGTTATTTAGGAGTAAATTTTTTAGGAATAGGGTTACACAGTTATGGATGGATATTTGGGTGA
- the rpe gene encoding ribulose-phosphate 3-epimerase, which yields MTESNQTILAGVNRPIQIIPSVLPADWANMGACVKELEEAGVDRIQFDVMDGNFVPNLTFGPEMIAACRKYCNVPFETQLMVSQYNCETMLESYVNATKGANGEPGVVIAHAEANIHLHRVLGRIRDLGGSPSVALNPHTPFEMIKNIMDMVDHVLVMTVNPGFGGQAYIPTMLNKIREIRNFIIEKNLNVDIEVDGGIKANWTISQCADAGANCFIAGSGMFAYPTLKEGCDDLRKVALEAQKGNVLSES from the coding sequence ATGACTGAGTCAAATCAAACAATCTTAGCTGGTGTTAATAGACCAATTCAAATAATTCCTTCAGTTTTACCAGCTGATTGGGCAAATATGGGGGCATGTGTGAAAGAGCTCGAGGAGGCTGGGGTAGATAGAATTCAATTTGATGTAATGGATGGAAATTTCGTACCAAATCTTACGTTCGGTCCTGAAATGATTGCTGCATGCAGGAAATATTGTAATGTCCCTTTTGAAACTCAATTAATGGTGAGCCAATACAACTGTGAAACCATGCTTGAATCTTATGTTAACGCCACAAAAGGGGCGAATGGTGAACCAGGAGTAGTAATAGCTCATGCCGAAGCAAATATTCATTTGCATAGGGTTCTCGGAAGAATAAGAGATCTAGGAGGATCTCCTTCTGTTGCATTAAACCCTCATACTCCTTTTGAAATGATTAAAAACATTATGGATATGGTTGATCATGTTTTGGTTATGACAGTTAATCCGGGCTTTGGAGGACAAGCTTACATACCAACAATGCTTAATAAAATAAGAGAAATAAGAAACTTTATTATCGAAAAAAACTTAAATGTCGACATTGAAGTTGATGGAGGGATAAAAGCAAATTGGACTATTTCACAATGTGCCGATGCTGGTGCTAATTGTTTTATTGCAGGTAGCGGAATGTTTGCTTACCCAACATTAAAAGAAGGATGTGATGACTTGAGAAAAGTTGCACTAGAAGCACAAAAAGGGAATGTACTTTCAGAGTCTTAA
- the glpX gene encoding class II fructose-bisphosphatase, with the protein MNQTLIQEILEVVEQAAIASAKLTGLGQKDEADAAAVEAMRLRMGKIEMKGKIVIGEGERDEAPMLYIGEEVGSGSGPGVDFAVDPCEGTNLCANNQRGSMAVLAASDTGGLFNAPDFYMNKLAAPPAAKGKVDIRNSATENLKILSDCLGLSIDELTVVVMDRTRHKDLIKEIRGCGAKVQPISDGDVQAAIACGFAGTGTHCLMGIGAAPEGVISAAAMRALGGHFQGQLVYDPAIAQTSEWADYTKEGNIKRLNEMGITDIDKIYEANELASGENVVFAGSGITDGLLFDGVKFERDCVRTSSLVISTLDSTARFTNTVHIKDGAKSISL; encoded by the coding sequence GTGAATCAAACTTTAATTCAAGAAATTCTCGAAGTTGTCGAGCAAGCTGCTATTGCCTCAGCAAAACTAACAGGACTTGGTCAAAAAGATGAAGCTGATGCTGCAGCTGTCGAAGCAATGAGATTGCGAATGGGCAAAATTGAAATGAAAGGGAAAATTGTTATTGGAGAGGGTGAAAGAGATGAAGCGCCTATGCTTTATATAGGTGAAGAGGTTGGTAGTGGGAGTGGCCCAGGGGTCGATTTTGCAGTAGATCCTTGTGAAGGAACTAATCTTTGTGCCAACAATCAAAGAGGTTCTATGGCCGTTTTAGCTGCCTCTGATACGGGTGGCCTTTTCAATGCTCCTGATTTTTACATGAACAAATTAGCAGCACCTCCTGCGGCCAAAGGTAAAGTAGATATTAGAAATTCAGCTACTGAAAACTTGAAGATACTAAGTGATTGCTTAGGTCTTTCTATTGATGAGCTTACTGTTGTTGTAATGGATAGAACTAGGCATAAAGATTTAATTAAGGAGATCCGAGGATGTGGTGCAAAAGTACAACCGATTTCTGATGGTGATGTTCAAGCTGCGATTGCATGTGGTTTTGCAGGAACTGGAACACATTGCTTGATGGGTATAGGCGCTGCTCCCGAGGGCGTTATTTCAGCTGCTGCAATGAGAGCTCTAGGAGGACACTTTCAAGGGCAACTAGTTTATGATCCAGCAATCGCTCAAACTTCTGAATGGGCAGATTACACAAAAGAAGGAAATATAAAACGTCTCAATGAAATGGGCATAACCGATATAGATAAAATCTATGAAGCTAATGAATTGGCCTCCGGAGAAAATGTTGTTTTCGCTGGAAGTGGCATAACTGATGGATTACTATTTGACGGAGTTAAATTTGAAAGGGATTGTGTTAGGACAAGCAGTCTAGTTATTAGTACATTAGATAGTACTGCAAGGTTTACAAATACTGTCCATATAAAAGATGGTGCTAAGAGTATCAGCCTTTAA
- a CDS encoding glutamyl-tRNA reductase, which produces MHIVVVGLSHRTAPVEVREKLSIPDQSITESLKALKAFSDVLEVSILSTCNRLEIYALVKDKNTGISSIKEFISEYSGIIFEDLNPHLFCFRQEEAVLHLMKVSAGLDSLVLGEGQILSQVKKMMRLGQENQSTGPILNRLLTQSVSTGKKVRSETNLGTGAVSISSAAVELAQLKIGQEKGFDTLVSLESENVLVVGAGRMSRLLITHLKSKGCHKLIILNRNIDRALNLAKDFPDLEIVCRGLNELEEKISLSSIVFTSTASEEPIIDLAKIEKLNLSNRLKFIDIGVPRNISNDVKQHEFVKSFDVDDLQEVVSRNQEFRQKIAKEAESLVEEERIIFLEWWASLEAVPVINKLRSDLELIRKEELQKALSRMGPDFSARERKVVEALTKGIINKILHTPVTKLRSPQSREERQVSLKIVEKLFSLVEEDKNN; this is translated from the coding sequence ATGCATATTGTTGTCGTCGGACTGAGTCATCGCACGGCACCTGTTGAAGTGCGTGAGAAATTAAGTATTCCTGACCAATCTATAACAGAATCATTGAAGGCATTAAAAGCTTTCTCTGATGTATTAGAGGTATCAATCTTAAGTACTTGTAATAGGCTGGAAATATATGCACTAGTAAAGGATAAAAATACTGGAATTTCATCTATAAAAGAATTTATATCAGAATATTCTGGAATTATTTTTGAAGATTTAAATCCACATCTTTTTTGCTTTAGACAGGAAGAAGCAGTTTTGCATTTGATGAAAGTCTCGGCAGGACTAGATAGCCTCGTTTTAGGTGAAGGACAAATCCTTTCGCAGGTAAAAAAAATGATGAGATTAGGTCAAGAGAATCAATCTACCGGACCAATTCTTAATAGATTATTAACTCAATCAGTTAGTACAGGTAAAAAAGTAAGATCTGAAACAAATTTAGGAACTGGAGCCGTATCAATAAGTTCAGCAGCGGTAGAACTTGCCCAACTAAAAATAGGCCAAGAAAAGGGTTTCGATACTCTTGTAAGTTTGGAATCAGAGAATGTTCTTGTTGTTGGCGCGGGAAGAATGAGTAGGCTTTTAATAACTCATCTAAAATCTAAAGGATGTCATAAACTTATCATTCTAAATAGAAATATTGATAGAGCATTAAATCTTGCTAAAGACTTCCCTGATTTAGAGATTGTTTGTAGAGGTTTAAACGAATTAGAAGAAAAAATATCACTATCTTCCATTGTTTTTACCAGTACTGCTTCTGAAGAGCCAATTATTGATCTCGCAAAAATTGAAAAATTAAATTTGAGTAATAGACTTAAATTTATTGATATTGGTGTACCGAGAAATATATCTAATGATGTAAAACAACATGAATTTGTAAAATCATTTGATGTTGATGACTTACAAGAGGTCGTTTCAAGAAATCAAGAATTTAGACAGAAAATAGCAAAGGAAGCGGAATCTTTAGTAGAAGAAGAAAGGATCATTTTTCTAGAATGGTGGGCAAGTTTAGAGGCGGTTCCAGTAATTAATAAACTTAGATCAGATTTGGAGTTAATTAGAAAAGAGGAATTGCAAAAAGCACTTAGCAGGATGGGACCAGATTTTTCGGCTCGAGAAAGAAAAGTTGTGGAAGCTCTTACTAAAGGAATTATCAATAAAATACTTCACACGCCTGTTACCAAGTTGAGAAGTCCTCAATCAAGAGAAGAAAGACAAGTTTCTTTGAAAATCGTTGAAAAATTGTTTTCTTTGGTAGAAGAGGATAAAAATAACTAA
- a CDS encoding glucose-1-phosphate adenylyltransferase: MKRVLAIILGGGKGSRLYPLTKMRAKPAVPLAGKYRLIDIPISNCINSGIEKMYVLTQFNSASLNRHIGRTYNLNGPFGQGFVEVLAAQQTPDSPKWFEGTADAVRKYQWLFQEWDVDEYLILSGDQLYRMDYSLFVQHHRDNGADLTVAALPVDEAQAEGFGLMRTDDLGNIKEFSEKPTGEKLKAMAVDTSKFGLSKDSAAEKPYLASMGIYVFSRNTLFDLLNKFPNYTDFGKDIIPEALNRGDTLKSYVFDDYWEDIGTIGAFFESNLALTEQPKPPFSFYDEKFPIYTRPRFLPPSKLVDAQITDSIVCEGTILKSCSILHCVLGVRSRIESDSVLEDTLVMGADFFESPEERIELRKGGGTPLGVGEGTTVKRAILDKNTRIGDNVVIINKDRVEEADKPELGFYIRNGIVVVVKNATIANGTVI; this comes from the coding sequence ATGAAGCGTGTGTTGGCCATAATCCTCGGAGGAGGAAAAGGTTCTAGACTTTACCCTTTAACAAAAATGAGGGCTAAACCTGCTGTGCCCTTGGCAGGTAAGTATCGTTTAATAGATATCCCAATTAGTAATTGTATAAATTCAGGCATTGAAAAAATGTACGTATTGACCCAGTTCAATAGTGCATCTCTAAATAGACATATAGGAAGAACTTATAATTTAAATGGCCCTTTCGGCCAAGGATTTGTGGAGGTTTTAGCCGCGCAGCAGACACCTGATAGTCCCAAATGGTTTGAAGGTACTGCTGATGCTGTAAGAAAATACCAATGGTTATTTCAAGAATGGGATGTTGATGAATATTTAATTTTGTCAGGGGATCAACTGTACAGAATGGATTACAGTTTATTTGTTCAACATCATAGAGATAATGGCGCTGATTTAACTGTTGCAGCTTTACCTGTGGATGAAGCTCAAGCAGAAGGTTTTGGCCTCATGAGAACCGATGATTTAGGAAATATAAAAGAATTCAGTGAAAAGCCTACTGGAGAGAAGTTGAAGGCAATGGCAGTAGATACTTCAAAATTTGGATTAAGTAAGGATTCAGCTGCCGAGAAACCTTATCTAGCCTCTATGGGGATTTACGTTTTTAGCAGAAATACTCTTTTCGATCTTCTTAATAAATTTCCTAATTATACAGATTTTGGTAAGGACATAATTCCAGAAGCCCTCAATAGAGGCGATACTCTTAAAAGTTATGTATTCGATGATTATTGGGAAGATATTGGTACCATTGGGGCATTCTTTGAGTCAAACCTTGCATTAACTGAGCAACCAAAACCCCCATTTAGCTTTTATGATGAGAAATTTCCAATTTATACAAGACCTAGATTTCTCCCCCCTTCTAAACTTGTAGATGCTCAAATTACTGATTCAATAGTTTGTGAAGGTACAATCTTGAAGTCGTGCAGTATTTTGCATTGTGTTTTAGGAGTTAGAAGCAGGATTGAAAGTGATTCGGTTCTTGAGGATACTCTTGTTATGGGAGCCGATTTCTTTGAATCACCTGAAGAGAGGATTGAATTAAGAAAAGGAGGCGGAACTCCTCTTGGAGTAGGTGAAGGAACTACTGTAAAAAGAGCAATTCTTGATAAAAATACAAGGATTGGTGATAATGTCGTTATCATCAATAAAGATCGAGTAGAAGAAGCAGATAAGCCAGAATTAGGCTTCTATATAAGAAATGGAATTGTTGTTGTAGTTAAAAATGCAACGATTGCAAACGGAACTGTTATTTAA
- the gndA gene encoding NADP-dependent phosphogluconate dehydrogenase, with protein sequence MSKAHFGLIGLGVMGENLVLNAERNGFSSVVFNRTYSKTEEFLQGRGLGKNIEGAETLQEFVNKLERPRRILMMVKAGPATDAVIDNISGYLEEGDLLIDGGNSQFKDTERRVNTLESKSFGYIGMGVSGGAKGALEGPSMMPGGTKASYDAIESLLTKMAAKVEDGPCVAYVGPGGSGHFVKTVHNGIEYGIEQILAEAYDLMKRVKGMNGQQMSEVFGIWNNTDELASYLVEITEICLNTKDEITGDDVVEKILDKAGQKGTGLWTVVSALELGVSVPTIYASLNARVMSSLKEQRSEIEKTIPSKEIEDFDLGNISDGMKPLFDAVVLATIASYAQGMDILREASAVYNYGLNMPSIAQIWKGGCIIRSKLLGKIQDAYNKDPNLKNLIFDDWFNNEISTRLDNLAKVVSLSTKAGIPVPCLSSTLDYLNSYRTNRLPQNLVQAMRDCFGSHTYERIDREGSFHTEWMK encoded by the coding sequence ATGTCCAAGGCACATTTTGGTTTAATAGGTCTTGGTGTTATGGGCGAAAATTTAGTTCTTAACGCAGAGAGAAATGGATTTTCTAGTGTAGTTTTTAATAGGACTTACTCAAAAACTGAAGAATTTTTACAAGGTCGCGGTCTTGGGAAGAATATAGAGGGAGCTGAAACTCTCCAAGAATTTGTTAACAAGCTAGAGAGGCCTAGAAGAATCCTAATGATGGTAAAAGCTGGACCCGCGACAGATGCTGTTATAGACAATATTTCTGGATATCTCGAGGAAGGAGATTTATTAATAGATGGCGGTAATTCTCAATTTAAAGATACAGAAAGAAGGGTAAATACTCTTGAAAGTAAAAGTTTTGGATACATTGGAATGGGAGTATCAGGTGGTGCCAAAGGAGCTCTAGAAGGCCCAAGTATGATGCCTGGCGGTACTAAGGCTTCATATGATGCAATAGAAAGCTTATTAACAAAAATGGCTGCTAAAGTTGAAGACGGACCATGTGTTGCATATGTTGGACCAGGAGGTTCAGGTCATTTTGTGAAAACTGTTCATAACGGAATTGAATATGGAATTGAACAAATACTCGCAGAAGCTTATGACCTTATGAAGAGAGTCAAAGGTATGAATGGACAGCAGATGTCAGAGGTATTTGGTATTTGGAATAATACTGATGAATTAGCTTCTTATCTTGTTGAGATAACAGAGATTTGTCTAAATACAAAAGATGAGATAACTGGAGATGATGTCGTGGAAAAAATATTAGATAAAGCTGGCCAGAAAGGTACAGGGTTATGGACTGTTGTAAGTGCTCTAGAGCTGGGGGTATCAGTCCCAACTATTTATGCATCTTTAAATGCAAGAGTAATGAGTTCTTTAAAAGAGCAACGTAGTGAGATTGAAAAAACTATTCCATCTAAAGAGATAGAGGATTTTGATTTAGGAAATATATCAGATGGAATGAAACCTTTATTTGATGCTGTAGTCCTTGCCACAATTGCTAGCTATGCCCAAGGTATGGATATTTTAAGAGAAGCATCTGCAGTATATAATTATGGTTTGAATATGCCGTCAATTGCTCAAATATGGAAAGGTGGTTGCATAATTAGATCAAAATTATTAGGTAAAATTCAAGATGCTTATAACAAAGACCCTAATCTAAAAAATTTAATTTTTGATGATTGGTTTAATAATGAAATTTCGACAAGATTAGATAACTTAGCTAAAGTTGTTTCTCTATCCACAAAAGCTGGTATACCAGTCCCATGTTTATCCAGTACTCTAGATTATTTGAATAGTTATAGAACCAATAGACTTCCTCAGAATCTTGTTCAGGCAATGAGAGACTGTTTTGGCTCTCATACATATGAAAGAATTGATAGGGAAGGTAGTTTTCATACTGAATGGATGAAATGA
- the pgl gene encoding 6-phosphogluconolactonase, with protein MDEMIEKVRNGYTLNIYKDKLELSTTVFKFIQSHIIHTLKKKDRFKFCVSGGSTPKSVYHLLSNSDLRWDMVDVFLGDERCVDPNSELSNSLMLKNSLLTNFGSKAYFYEIFNDLNADDETTKNQFISKLFEKCGSNPPSFDLTLLGLGDDGHTASLFPYQKNNNVDDFVIFNEGKGLKRISLTPKVLSASSKIVFLVSGASKRIALERLLDEKEPPDRTPSKLIKSINQISIFCDQDSAKELEI; from the coding sequence ATGGATGAAATGATTGAAAAGGTCAGAAATGGATACACCTTAAATATATACAAAGACAAGTTAGAACTATCAACGACGGTTTTTAAGTTTATTCAAAGCCACATTATTCATACTTTAAAAAAGAAAGACAGGTTTAAATTTTGTGTAAGTGGAGGTTCAACTCCCAAATCTGTGTATCATCTCTTATCTAATAGTGATCTTCGATGGGATATGGTTGATGTCTTTTTAGGAGATGAAAGATGTGTTGATCCAAATTCAGAATTAAGTAACTCGTTAATGTTGAAAAACTCTTTGTTAACTAATTTCGGATCTAAAGCTTATTTTTATGAAATTTTCAATGATTTAAACGCTGATGATGAAACTACAAAAAATCAATTTATTTCTAAATTATTTGAAAAATGCGGATCAAATCCTCCCTCCTTTGATTTAACTTTATTAGGTCTTGGGGACGATGGTCATACAGCTTCTCTATTTCCTTATCAAAAAAATAATAATGTAGATGATTTTGTGATTTTTAATGAAGGCAAAGGATTAAAAAGAATTTCATTAACGCCAAAGGTCCTTTCAGCCTCATCAAAGATAGTATTTTTAGTTAGTGGAGCTTCTAAAAGAATTGCTCTTGAGAGGTTATTAGATGAAAAAGAGCCGCCAGATAGAACACCATCAAAATTAATAAAATCTATTAATCAAATTTCAATATTTTGCGATCAGGATTCAGCAAAAGAATTAGAAATTTAG